A genomic segment from Flavobacterium litorale encodes:
- a CDS encoding lipocalin family protein: MKNSIKMSTFTCLLIITMSFNSHAQQSKKNVLINTWHIDTYMIQGKKYPPSRKEKNDFIQFNKDMTFFSKSEGKDENGTFIYNTNGAYIEMIDEQGGKLKAYIISITKKKLVLKFDIEELREVEIHFNAHI; encoded by the coding sequence ATGAAAAACAGTATCAAGATGTCAACCTTTACATGTCTATTGATAATTACTATGAGTTTCAACTCACACGCACAGCAAAGTAAAAAAAATGTTTTAATAAATACATGGCATATAGATACTTATATGATTCAAGGTAAAAAGTACCCACCATCCAGAAAAGAAAAAAATGATTTTATTCAATTTAATAAGGATATGACTTTTTTTTCCAAATCAGAAGGCAAAGACGAAAATGGAACTTTCATTTATAACACAAATGGAGCATATATAGAAATGATTGATGAACAAGGAGGTAAATTAAAGGCTTATATCATTTCAATTACAAAGAAAAAATTAGTACTCAAATTCGATATTGAAGAACTTAGGGAAGTCGAAATACATTTTAATGCTCATATTTAA
- a CDS encoding DUF418 domain-containing protein, with product MLEKRQRIIGYDVARALAVFIMVFVNFNLVLTRVDDEGVLTGILNLLQGKGATLFIVLAGVGISLMIKANVKNDEIKLREKRNVLLKRALFLFVFGLLYISIWPADILHYYGFYISIGALLMTSRSVNLWMIIVLLITVYPFILDFVDYEKGWNWKINEYTDFWTFTGFFRSLFINGFHPVIPWVAFVLAGIWLGKQNMANKNKRNFILRLSLTIFVLVQVGSYKFIEVVVLLTDIQVEDAVAIYGTKPMPPMPLFMISGISWSFIIIIVCIQMTEKVDRKNPLGFLAKTGQLAFTHYILHVVVGILSAYLIFGENNLSTLATFLYALSFCFALVVFSVFWRRKFTKDPVSIFMRSITG from the coding sequence ATGCTAGAAAAAAGACAAAGAATAATAGGATATGATGTTGCTCGTGCACTAGCTGTATTTATAATGGTCTTTGTCAACTTTAATTTAGTATTGACTAGAGTAGATGATGAAGGTGTACTAACTGGTATTTTAAATCTATTACAAGGTAAAGGAGCTACTCTTTTTATAGTATTGGCTGGTGTTGGTATCTCACTAATGATTAAGGCCAATGTAAAGAACGACGAAATAAAATTAAGAGAAAAAAGAAATGTATTACTAAAACGGGCTCTTTTCCTTTTTGTATTCGGGTTGCTTTATATATCTATATGGCCTGCAGATATTCTACATTATTATGGATTTTATATTTCTATCGGTGCTTTGTTGATGACATCACGTTCTGTTAATCTATGGATGATTATAGTTCTTTTGATTACGGTTTATCCGTTTATTCTGGATTTTGTGGACTATGAAAAGGGCTGGAATTGGAAAATCAATGAGTATACCGATTTTTGGACTTTTACCGGTTTTTTTCGCAGTTTATTTATCAACGGTTTTCATCCAGTAATACCTTGGGTAGCTTTCGTGTTGGCTGGTATATGGCTCGGCAAGCAAAATATGGCTAACAAGAATAAGAGAAACTTTATCCTACGGTTATCCCTAACCATATTCGTTCTGGTTCAGGTGGGTTCTTACAAGTTTATTGAGGTCGTGGTACTTTTAACCGATATACAGGTTGAAGATGCCGTAGCGATTTACGGAACCAAACCTATGCCGCCAATGCCGCTATTTATGATTTCGGGAATAAGCTGGTCTTTTATAATCATTATCGTTTGTATCCAGATGACAGAAAAAGTAGATAGAAAAAATCCATTAGGTTTTCTGGCAAAGACAGGTCAGCTGGCATTTACCCATTATATTCTACATGTAGTTGTGGGTATTTTAAGTGCATATCTAATTTTTGGGGAAAACAATTTAAGCACTCTGGCAACCTTTTTATATGCACTCTCTTTCTGCTTTGCTTTGGTTGTATTCTCAGTTTTTTGGCGAAGAAAATTTACAAAAGACCCTGTTTCGATATTTATGAGGTCGATAACAGGATAA
- a CDS encoding outer membrane beta-barrel protein, giving the protein MKTIMIKVALKTIFITALLLVGTFASNAQSNGNFKLGIKAGGNLTNLKNANAKAKIGLAGGVFTEYRISEKFSVRSEALFSMQGAKGKGSFETVKLNYINVLPGLAKFYPVKSFSIELEPYGGFLATYNKLF; this is encoded by the coding sequence ATGAAAACAATTATGATAAAGGTAGCTTTAAAAACAATTTTTATTACAGCTCTATTATTGGTAGGAACTTTTGCAAGTAATGCACAATCCAATGGCAATTTTAAATTAGGTATAAAAGCTGGTGGCAATCTTACTAATTTAAAAAATGCCAATGCTAAGGCCAAAATAGGATTAGCTGGTGGCGTTTTCACAGAATATAGAATCTCTGAAAAATTCTCGGTTCGTTCAGAGGCTCTATTTTCTATGCAGGGAGCTAAGGGAAAAGGGAGTTTTGAAACCGTAAAGTTAAACTACATAAACGTGCTGCCAGGACTTGCTAAATTTTATCCAGTTAAAAGTTTTAGCATCGAACTAGAACCCTACGGCGGCTTTTTGGCCACATATAATAAATTATTTTGA
- a CDS encoding helix-turn-helix domain-containing protein: MDVLNVFPILSSVFGLLLVGFILFNKSGLGKNKKIRYVLSSLLLIYVITSLDYYLSISNQISPTFSGITYFLYHFTGVLFYYFIVLYTNSEINLRKWIPIVIGYTILRMVVFLPFDHFQNLKEFVASLETSNYGILILAEFIIVSLINIFLMIFAYKKLKQTPLIIELNESQKIHYKWIKIIIIAIVLLQIVVFATTILGSFDIGNFNYYLKFETLIYAMFFFIFAFSIMRFPVFAYTGNFEDLSNTTIQKYAKSSLSDSSELFEHIKAIVKEEKLYLEFDLKLNTVAEKMDNSVHHISQAINQNAQMSFPDFINTFRVEEAKKRLIEPKPDTIFTIYLDVGFNSKAAFYSAFRKNTNMTPTEFKKLHNSEN; the protein is encoded by the coding sequence ATGGATGTTTTAAATGTTTTTCCTATTTTAAGTTCTGTTTTTGGACTACTCTTGGTTGGTTTTATACTGTTTAATAAATCTGGGTTAGGGAAGAATAAAAAGATACGCTACGTTTTATCTTCCTTGTTATTAATATATGTGATTACCTCATTAGACTACTATCTTTCAATCAGTAATCAAATAAGTCCCACATTTTCAGGTATAACTTACTTTTTATATCATTTTACGGGTGTATTATTCTACTATTTTATAGTTCTTTATACCAATTCTGAAATAAATTTAAGAAAATGGATACCTATAGTTATAGGCTATACCATTCTTAGAATGGTAGTTTTTCTTCCTTTTGACCATTTTCAGAACTTAAAGGAGTTTGTGGCTTCTCTGGAAACATCAAATTACGGAATATTAATATTGGCTGAATTTATAATTGTAAGCTTAATTAATATTTTTCTGATGATTTTTGCATACAAGAAATTAAAACAGACCCCATTGATAATTGAGTTGAACGAGAGTCAAAAAATCCATTATAAATGGATTAAGATTATTATCATTGCGATTGTGTTATTGCAAATTGTAGTGTTTGCAACTACCATTCTTGGAAGTTTTGATATAGGGAATTTTAATTATTATTTAAAATTTGAAACATTAATATATGCTATGTTTTTCTTCATATTTGCATTTTCCATTATGCGCTTTCCCGTATTTGCCTACACTGGCAATTTTGAAGATTTATCCAACACAACTATTCAAAAGTATGCAAAATCATCCTTATCAGACTCATCAGAACTTTTTGAGCATATTAAAGCAATTGTTAAAGAAGAAAAACTGTATCTAGAGTTCGATTTAAAATTGAATACGGTTGCCGAAAAAATGGATAATTCCGTTCATCATATATCACAGGCTATCAACCAAAATGCACAAATGAGTTTTCCTGATTTTATCAATACATTCAGAGTTGAGGAAGCCAAAAAGAGACTCATAGAACCTAAACCTGATACAATTTTTACTATTTATTTAGATGTAGGATTTAATAGTAAGGCCGCCTTCTATTCGGCTTTTAGAAAAAATACAAATATGACGCCTACAGAATTTAAAAAACTTCACAATTCCGAAAATTAA
- a CDS encoding choice-of-anchor J domain-containing protein, with protein MLKHLHLKKILFTVVFLVVGISSWAQGSESFSNLGSNSSAYSTRNWTGDGAIGWTANDARTDQTITGTAITLRTSTLTNTTTISGGIGTLSFDYKRSFSGNSTLRVYVNGVQYGGDVTVSSESVSNFSQEINVTGDVTIEIQNSVKRTTIDNISWTAGAPAGPTVTTGAVSDVEAEAAILNGSITGGDNTSVSFEYGTTTSYGSTEAGDPATLSDGSFSAIVILDVNTEYHYRAVGGTEVGNDVSFYTLANVPNAPTVSNITTTTLDLAIGAGDGNPTTTEYAIYDLISDTSVQADGTLGANASEAWNTAAEWSAITINGLTDNTTYNFYVKARNGSNVETDYDANGVEVTTLEDTSPSIQADALTAFGNVCINTTTSENSFTILGENLTSDDVIIGALSGYTYSTTASGTYTTTLTLTPVGGEILEDIYVRFTPVAVQSYNGNISITGGGLASPVTVAASGTGVNDAPTVTTSAATAITTTTATLGGNVTAEGCATVTTRGVVIGTSTSPTIGGLGVTDYAAASGGSGSYTVSATGLTSNTEYYIRAYATSSAGTTYGNEETFTTLCGDFTLPFTEDFEAVTFPPTCWTTFIGTNGLGTIDNWQRITSDTYDGSAGTAYVAFEDVSGGNAEDWLVTPPVALPNTDGTIELKFQEAQDFDASYGTEYYVRIATNNPTDPASYTDIITYGESDLPSLETGTYAERTIDLTAYEGQTVYIAFVMIQNNGDSWSIDNVSITETAPPLATPVATAATDISTTGFTANWNSVDDATSYRLDVSTEANFGTGTGLSELIISEYVEGGDPLTGNNRAIELYNGTGSSIDLSNYSIARNNETQYSLSGTLADGATYVIANSGADSSTLALADLTISFGESTAMSFTGDENVNLYKNFVLIDQVGNAPTGSGTTNVTLRRKSTITAPSSSYTSSEWDTYSINNIDDLGSHTAAGGFTPSYVTGYEDLNVGNVTSYEVTGLTAGTNYYYRVRAVSDTETTANSNDITVTTGVENVWNGTAWTGGSAPTNIDAAIIEGEYNTADDGEFTASSIIINTGGSIVIASGNNLTVTNGVVNNEAASSFIIENNANLIQVNNASNTGDIQVEKDSSPLYRLDYSLWSSPVAGQNLLAFSPQTLTNRFYNYDEGTDLYTAIAPGSNNFQPGNGYLIRMPNNHVDFVDEGTPGQTWTGTFEGVPNNGTITVAMETALNGYNLVGNPYPSPINISDFYVANTGTIGAGSALYFWRKRNNPGSTTYATITNAAYTANSAAGGDTGSGTFTGDSGTWVINPGQGFFVEATGGSLEFNNTMRRGVNNGQFFRMQQPEQQSSRIWLNLTAEGKFSQTAIVYNSNMTLGIDYGWDGKALVGNDPVALYSTAANTSLAIQARPSFTTTDEVPLGFYVEEAGTYTISLDHVDGLFTAGQDIYLIDHVTAQLIDLNDVDYSFTTASGTINDRFTVVYDQAFLGNDTPELNPNQVVVYQAENGININAGTLDITAVTIYDMRGRTLYSNNNVNATATTISNLQSAQQVLIVNIATSRGTVTKKVVY; from the coding sequence ATGCTAAAACATTTACATTTAAAGAAAATTTTGTTTACTGTGGTTTTCCTAGTTGTAGGAATAAGTTCATGGGCGCAAGGATCGGAGTCTTTCTCAAATTTGGGTTCCAATTCAAGTGCTTATAGCACCAGAAACTGGACTGGTGATGGTGCTATAGGTTGGACGGCTAACGATGCTAGAACAGACCAAACTATTACGGGTACAGCAATAACACTACGTACTAGTACATTAACAAATACAACTACTATATCAGGAGGTATTGGTACTTTGAGTTTTGATTATAAAAGGTCATTTTCAGGAAACTCTACTTTGAGAGTTTATGTGAACGGTGTACAATATGGGGGTGACGTAACAGTTTCGAGTGAGAGCGTTAGTAATTTTTCTCAAGAAATTAATGTTACTGGAGATGTTACTATTGAAATTCAAAACTCGGTTAAGCGTACAACAATTGATAACATTTCTTGGACGGCAGGTGCTCCTGCAGGTCCAACAGTAACTACAGGAGCTGTTAGTGACGTAGAAGCAGAAGCTGCTATACTTAACGGTAGCATTACAGGGGGTGATAATACTTCGGTATCATTCGAGTACGGAACAACAACATCATACGGTAGTACAGAGGCTGGAGACCCTGCTACGTTAAGTGATGGTAGTTTTTCTGCTATTGTAATTCTTGATGTAAATACAGAATATCACTACAGAGCAGTAGGTGGTACAGAGGTAGGTAACGATGTTAGTTTTTATACATTAGCTAATGTGCCTAATGCTCCTACAGTGAGTAACATAACTACTACGACTTTAGATTTAGCTATTGGCGCAGGAGACGGTAACCCTACTACTACAGAATACGCTATATACGATTTAATTAGTGATACTTCTGTGCAGGCAGACGGTACGTTGGGTGCTAATGCATCTGAAGCTTGGAATACGGCTGCTGAATGGAGTGCTATTACGATAAATGGACTTACCGATAACACTACATACAATTTTTATGTAAAAGCAAGAAACGGTAGCAATGTAGAAACAGATTACGATGCCAACGGTGTTGAGGTAACTACACTCGAAGATACGTCACCAAGTATTCAAGCCGATGCACTTACAGCCTTCGGTAACGTATGTATTAATACAACAACTTCAGAGAATTCTTTTACAATATTAGGCGAAAACCTTACATCAGACGATGTTATAATAGGAGCACTTTCAGGTTATACGTATTCTACTACTGCAAGTGGTACATATACAACAACACTAACATTAACCCCTGTAGGAGGAGAAATTCTTGAAGATATATATGTGCGTTTTACACCTGTTGCAGTACAATCGTACAATGGCAATATTTCAATAACAGGAGGTGGCTTAGCTTCACCTGTTACAGTAGCAGCATCAGGTACTGGTGTTAACGATGCACCAACGGTAACTACAAGTGCAGCTACAGCTATTACTACAACTACGGCTACTTTAGGCGGAAATGTAACAGCAGAAGGGTGTGCAACTGTAACAACACGTGGTGTAGTAATTGGTACATCAACATCGCCAACAATTGGTGGTTTAGGTGTTACAGATTACGCAGCAGCATCAGGTGGTTCAGGTTCGTACACAGTATCAGCTACAGGGCTTACATCAAATACAGAATATTACATAAGAGCTTACGCTACTAGTAGCGCAGGCACAACATATGGTAATGAGGAAACCTTTACAACCCTTTGCGGAGATTTTACATTACCATTTACAGAAGATTTTGAGGCGGTAACATTCCCACCAACATGCTGGACAACCTTTATTGGTACAAATGGTTTGGGTACAATTGACAATTGGCAGAGAATAACATCAGACACTTATGATGGATCAGCGGGTACAGCCTATGTTGCTTTTGAAGATGTTTCTGGTGGAAATGCAGAGGATTGGCTAGTAACACCGCCAGTTGCATTACCAAATACCGATGGTACTATTGAACTAAAGTTTCAAGAAGCTCAGGACTTTGATGCAAGCTACGGAACAGAATATTATGTAAGAATAGCAACAAACAATCCAACCGATCCTGCATCGTACACAGATATTATAACCTATGGCGAGTCTGATTTACCTAGTCTTGAAACAGGGACTTATGCCGAAAGGACTATTGATTTAACTGCTTACGAAGGGCAAACAGTATACATTGCTTTTGTAATGATACAAAATAATGGTGATAGCTGGAGTATAGATAACGTTTCAATAACAGAAACTGCACCACCATTAGCTACACCCGTTGCTACTGCTGCTACAGATATTTCAACAACAGGTTTTACAGCGAATTGGAATAGTGTAGATGATGCAACAAGCTACAGGCTTGATGTAAGTACAGAAGCTAACTTTGGCACAGGTACAGGTTTATCAGAGTTAATTATATCAGAATATGTAGAAGGTGGAGATCCGCTAACGGGTAATAACAGAGCAATTGAACTTTACAATGGTACGGGCAGTAGCATCGATTTATCGAACTATTCTATTGCGCGAAATAATGAAACTCAGTACAGTCTTTCAGGTACGCTTGCCGATGGTGCTACTTACGTAATTGCGAATAGTGGTGCTGATTCATCAACACTAGCTTTAGCAGACTTAACAATTTCGTTTGGCGAAAGTACTGCTATGTCTTTTACGGGTGATGAAAATGTGAATTTATATAAGAATTTCGTGTTGATAGACCAAGTTGGGAATGCCCCAACTGGTTCAGGTACCACTAACGTTACATTGCGAAGAAAGTCTACTATAACTGCTCCTTCATCATCATATACAAGTAGTGAGTGGGATACTTATAGTATAAATAATATTGATGATTTAGGAAGTCATACTGCTGCAGGCGGTTTCACACCATCTTATGTAACAGGTTACGAAGATTTAAACGTTGGAAACGTTACCAGTTACGAAGTAACAGGATTAACTGCTGGTACCAATTATTATTACAGAGTAAGAGCTGTTTCTGATACCGAAACTACGGCTAACTCTAATGATATAACAGTTACTACAGGTGTAGAAAATGTTTGGAATGGTACTGCTTGGACAGGTGGTAGCGCTCCAACAAACATAGATGCAGCTATTATAGAAGGAGAATACAATACAGCCGATGACGGCGAGTTTACAGCATCTTCAATAATAATAAATACAGGTGGTAGCATTGTAATAGCATCAGGTAATAACCTTACCGTTACCAACGGAGTTGTAAATAACGAGGCTGCATCGTCATTTATTATAGAGAATAATGCTAACCTTATACAAGTAAACAATGCATCTAACACAGGAGATATACAGGTAGAGAAAGATAGTTCGCCATTATACCGATTGGATTACTCTTTATGGTCATCACCAGTAGCAGGGCAAAACTTATTAGCCTTTTCACCACAAACACTAACCAATCGTTTTTACAATTACGATGAGGGCACAGACCTTTATACTGCTATAGCACCAGGTTCAAATAATTTCCAGCCAGGAAATGGCTATCTTATTCGTATGCCAAACAACCATGTTGACTTTGTGGATGAAGGTACACCAGGTCAAACTTGGACAGGAACGTTTGAAGGAGTACCAAACAATGGTACTATAACAGTAGCTATGGAAACCGCATTAAACGGATACAATTTAGTAGGTAACCCGTATCCATCACCTATAAATATTTCTGATTTTTATGTAGCCAACACAGGAACAATAGGAGCAGGTTCGGCATTGTATTTTTGGAGAAAACGAAATAACCCTGGAAGCACAACATACGCTACTATAACAAACGCAGCTTATACTGCTAACTCCGCAGCAGGTGGCGATACAGGTTCAGGTACTTTTACAGGCGACTCTGGCACTTGGGTAATTAACCCTGGGCAAGGTTTCTTTGTAGAAGCCACAGGAGGATCGTTAGAGTTTAACAACACAATGCGAAGAGGAGTTAACAATGGTCAATTCTTCAGAATGCAACAACCCGAACAACAAAGCTCACGCATTTGGTTAAACCTTACCGCAGAAGGTAAATTTAGTCAAACAGCTATTGTATATAATAGTAACATGACACTGGGTATTGATTATGGTTGGGATGGAAAGGCTCTAGTAGGAAACGATCCTGTAGCGCTATACAGTACAGCTGCGAATACGAGCTTAGCTATACAAGCCCGACCAAGTTTTACCACTACAGACGAAGTACCATTAGGATTTTATGTTGAAGAAGCTGGAACATATACCATAAGTTTAGACCATGTAGACGGACTGTTTACAGCAGGACAAGACATTTACCTTATTGACCACGTAACAGCACAATTAATTGATTTGAATGATGTAGATTATTCATTTACTACAGCATCAGGAACGATTAATGACAGGTTTACTGTAGTATACGACCAAGCCTTTCTTGGTAATGATACACCAGAACTTAATCCTAACCAAGTAGTAGTTTATCAAGCAGAAAATGGTATTAACATTAATGCAGGTACATTAGATATTACAGCGGTAACCATTTACGATATGCGCGGTAGAACACTATATAGCAATAATAACGTTAATGCTACAGCAACCACAATTAGTAACCTACAATCAGCACAACAAGTGTTAATTGTAAATATAGCTACAAGCAGAGGTACAGTTACCAAAAAAGTAGTTTACTAG
- a CDS encoding T9SS type A sorting domain-containing protein has product MKRLLLLFITLMYLLLGKAHAQSAGFNNTFIIFSINGSLNLYYDLNAATDNYDFDGQFLGNFCQNSDNLIFKGGEHNIYKCNGCDLTSTRIYYRIYPTGSPSGTFVSNTLNYFSGYNNGCGGQDQRWEKLDFDTDLLLGLEAGNYTIEAYSDATITCQGGTAFASNGGNNYKATFTVTAASVGGTLSGNASFCSTSNSGTLTLSGNTGNVVRWESSTVSDFSASVTEIENTTTTLALANVPVTTYYRALVKNEDCTEDYSAIHTVTVNPNSWTGSVDTDWNNASNWCGGIPATTDDITIASQTNSPVIASGNNVTVASITLLSGGNITVNSGANLTVTNSVSVAADATFIVENNANLIQINDVANTGDIIVEKDSSPLYRLDYSLWASPVANQNLQDFSPLTLSNRFYSYDESTDLYASITPSGNDFEVGRGYLIRMPNNHPDYVDDSTPGTAWTGTFTGIPNNGTITVATTTSFNGYNLVGNPYPSPINIHNFFDANTGSISETSALYFWRKRNDPGTTTYALITKSAYTMNSASGGDTGSGTFMGDSSTWVINPGQGFFVEATGSSVTFNNGMRVPVNNGQFFRMQQQQESIMSRIWLNITGSNNEFKQLAIAYTNQTTLGLDYGWDGKAFINDGPIALYTIVNDIPLGIEARPQFDVTDVVPLAYKITDAGSYTISLDHFDGLFLGGQDIYLKDNVTGQTIDIKNDNYTFSTQAGVVTDRFEIVYTNSVLTTDVNLTNNSVIVYEKDGVITVNSNSDTIQDITIYDARGRLIYTQLGGNQSTAQINKLPIQQQMVIVHITTDSGMVVKKLIM; this is encoded by the coding sequence ATGAAAAGACTTTTACTTTTGTTTATTACGTTAATGTACCTATTGTTAGGAAAAGCGCATGCACAAAGTGCGGGCTTTAATAACACGTTTATTATTTTTAGTATTAATGGTAGTTTAAATTTGTATTACGACCTTAATGCTGCTACAGATAATTACGATTTTGATGGTCAATTCCTAGGGAATTTTTGTCAAAATAGTGACAATTTGATTTTCAAGGGAGGGGAACATAATATTTATAAATGCAATGGATGCGACTTAACAAGCACGCGGATTTATTACAGAATATATCCTACAGGGAGCCCCTCTGGTACTTTCGTTTCTAATACCCTAAATTATTTTAGTGGTTATAATAATGGTTGCGGAGGTCAGGATCAGCGTTGGGAGAAACTCGATTTCGACACCGATTTATTACTAGGATTAGAGGCAGGTAATTACACTATCGAGGCATATTCAGACGCTACAATTACCTGTCAGGGAGGTACAGCATTTGCAAGTAACGGTGGTAACAATTACAAGGCAACATTTACGGTAACCGCTGCCAGTGTTGGAGGTACATTATCTGGCAATGCATCATTTTGCAGTACGTCAAACTCAGGAACGCTAACGCTCTCTGGGAATACTGGTAATGTAGTGCGTTGGGAGTCTTCTACAGTTTCTGATTTTAGTGCTTCGGTAACCGAAATTGAAAATACTACTACTACACTCGCATTGGCTAATGTACCTGTTACAACCTACTACAGGGCACTTGTAAAAAATGAAGATTGCACCGAAGATTATTCTGCAATACACACCGTTACTGTAAATCCGAATTCTTGGACGGGTAGTGTTGATACTGATTGGAATAATGCCTCGAACTGGTGTGGTGGGATTCCTGCAACAACAGATGATATAACTATAGCCTCTCAAACAAATAGTCCTGTTATAGCTTCGGGTAACAATGTTACTGTAGCCAGTATAACATTACTATCGGGAGGAAACATAACCGTAAATAGTGGTGCTAACCTTACGGTAACCAATTCAGTATCTGTTGCCGCTGATGCTACTTTTATTGTTGAAAATAATGCGAATCTAATACAAATAAATGATGTAGCGAATACAGGAGATATTATAGTGGAAAAGGATTCCTCGCCATTATACAGGCTTGATTATAGTTTATGGGCATCGCCTGTAGCAAATCAAAATTTACAAGATTTTTCTCCATTAACGCTATCAAACCGTTTTTATAGTTACGACGAATCTACCGATTTATATGCATCAATAACACCATCAGGTAACGATTTTGAAGTAGGTAGAGGTTATTTAATACGTATGCCTAACAATCATCCAGATTATGTAGACGATAGTACACCAGGCACAGCTTGGACAGGAACTTTTACAGGAATACCTAACAATGGTACAATAACTGTTGCAACAACAACTTCTTTTAATGGCTATAACTTAGTTGGTAATCCATATCCGTCGCCAATTAATATCCATAATTTTTTTGATGCTAATACTGGAAGTATCAGTGAAACATCGGCACTCTATTTCTGGAGAAAGCGTAACGACCCAGGTACCACTACCTACGCCTTAATAACAAAATCAGCTTATACTATGAACAGTGCATCGGGTGGCGACACAGGTTCAGGAACTTTCATGGGAGATTCTTCAACTTGGGTAATTAACCCAGGACAAGGCTTTTTTGTAGAGGCTACAGGCAGCAGTGTTACATTTAATAACGGTATGCGTGTACCTGTTAATAACGGTCAGTTTTTTAGAATGCAGCAGCAACAAGAAAGCATTATGTCTCGTATTTGGTTAAATATTACAGGTAGTAACAATGAGTTTAAGCAACTTGCTATAGCGTATACCAATCAGACAACGCTAGGTTTAGATTATGGTTGGGACGGTAAAGCCTTTATTAACGACGGACCAATAGCATTATATACAATTGTAAATGATATACCACTTGGTATAGAAGCACGCCCTCAATTTGATGTTACCGATGTAGTACCACTAGCATATAAAATAACCGATGCGGGGAGCTACACAATAAGTCTAGATCATTTTGACGGTTTGTTTTTAGGAGGGCAGGATATTTACCTTAAAGACAATGTTACAGGGCAAACAATAGATATTAAAAACGACAACTACACCTTTAGTACCCAAGCAGGAGTAGTTACAGATAGGTTTGAGATAGTATATACCAATTCAGTACTTACTACCGATGTTAACCTTACAAATAATAGCGTTATTGTTTACGAGAAAGATGGTGTTATTACGGTTAATAGTAATTCAGATACTATTCAAGATATTACTATTTACGATGCTCGAGGGAGGTTAATCTATACCCAGTTGGGTGGTAACCAAAGTACCGCTCAAATAAATAAGTTGCCAATACAACAACAAATGGTAATAGTGCACATAACAACTGATAGTGGTATGGTAGTTAAAAAACTAATCATGTAA
- a CDS encoding peptidoglycan-binding protein LysM: MIKKQWMYFLGLALIISLLTSGFKPNEEKQFSKIEGFHLTEDEVLNYTVDTVTATQKVAVPFTGKSYTGFKQAIAVKESLGIYNLVNTYGYMGKYQFGKVTLRAVGITDAQEFLNNPKLQERAFKALLAKNKWELRKEIPKYEGKVIDGVKITESGLLAAAHLSGAGSVKKFLRTNGARNFRDGFGTSLKSYIKKFGGYDTSNIVANRSAKATL, from the coding sequence ATGATAAAAAAACAATGGATGTATTTTTTGGGTTTAGCCCTAATTATTTCACTACTAACTTCGGGTTTTAAACCTAATGAAGAAAAGCAATTTAGTAAAATAGAAGGATTTCATTTAACAGAGGATGAAGTACTTAATTACACTGTTGACACGGTAACGGCAACTCAAAAAGTAGCTGTTCCTTTTACCGGTAAGTCGTATACCGGTTTTAAGCAAGCGATAGCTGTTAAAGAGTCGTTAGGAATTTACAATTTAGTTAATACATACGGTTACATGGGCAAGTACCAGTTTGGGAAAGTAACATTAAGAGCCGTAGGTATAACAGACGCTCAGGAGTTTTTAAATAACCCAAAGCTTCAGGAAAGAGCTTTTAAAGCACTTTTAGCTAAAAACAAATGGGAACTACGTAAAGAGATTCCTAAATATGAGGGTAAAGTTATTGATGGTGTAAAAATCACCGAGTCAGGATTACTTGCTGCCGCTCACCTTTCAGGAGCAGGTTCTGTAAAGAAATTTTTACGGACTAATGGCGCAAGAAATTTTAGAGATGGTTTTGGAACATCTTTAAAAAGTTACATTAAAAAATTTGGAGGTTATGATACTTCTAATATCGTTGCTAACCGTTCTGCGAAAGCAACATTATAA